The Nitrospirota bacterium genomic interval GCTCTTTCAACCCCTGTCTCTTTGTCAGACTTAATCCACGTCATAGGTAAGAGCCACGACAAAGTAAAAAGTTCTTCGGCTGTATATGGCCCTTGCCATTGATTTTTTTGATCAAGAGCATAATATTGTTTATACATACCTGTTGAAAATACTGGAGTTTTTGACTCTGAATTGAGTCTTCTATCCATATCAGCCATGCTTACATGCACCATATTTAACAAAATCTCTATTCTCTTTTTTATAGGTGGATGTGTTGACATTAGGTTTGACCAGAATCCCTCGTATTCATCCAGTTCATTTTTCTGAGGGTTTATTATACAAAGCATTTCGAGCCCACTTCCTATCAGCCCTGCTCCCCTCCAGTTACGTCCGATTAGATGTAAAGCCTCCGCCATAGCCAATGGGTTACGCGTCATCCGAACCGAGGCTGCATCTGCCCTGTACTCACGTTCTCTGGATATAAGCATACTCAGAATCTGACTAAACTTTACCAGTATCCAGAAAAAAAGAAACGCAGGGTGCAATCCACGTTTATCTTCTTCTCCTAAGTCCTGAAGTTTATCAAGCATAGCAGCATACATTCCAAAAAGACTGGTTGCAACAGTAGTTTCCATACAATCACCAGAGAGTATATGATATGCTTCATGTGCCACTACTGCTTCTGTCTGTGACCTTGTTAACCTTGAGAGCAAACCCTCGGTTATTGCAATAGCTGCGTTCCCTTTCAAATCTGCTACTGCAATTGCATTCATAGAAAGTGTTGGAATAACCATACAATGAATTTTTTTTTCATAACCAGTCACAACATGTATTTCATCTACAATGTTTTTAAGACGCCTGTGTATTCCATCTTCAGGATCAGGAGGGATTGCTTCGAGATTATTCATTACTGTCTGCACAGCATCTGCTGCAGAAAACCAGAAATGGATCGCAGCTATAATTAACGAAAAACCAAATATCCCCAGAAGATAAAAAGGATTGACGAATAAAAAGATGGAACCAGTTTTCATAAAATAAACCGGGAAAAGGAGGAAAATTCCCTGGATTAATGCTGTTGTTGCAAGGAAATACATAATTAAGAGAATAAGAAAGAAGATCCCTATTCTCCATGTCTTCTGTTTTTCTATATCAATATAGGTTAACGGCATAATTTATTCATCTGGGAATAAATGAAGGCAGAATTTTATCCGCTTCTCCTGCATTGAAATATTCTGCCTTGCTAAAATGAAAAAGCGAGGCAATAATATTATTCGGAAATATTTCAATTTTTGTAGCAAAGTTTGCAACAAGGTCATTATAGAGTTGTCTTGAGAAAGCAATTTTATTCTCTGTAGAGGTTAACTCTTCCTGCAACTCCATGACATTTTCATTGCTCTTCAGCACAGGATAGTTCTCTATTACAGCAAAAAGATGGCTTAAAGCCTGTGTAAGGATATTTTCAGCAATGGCTTTTTCATGGATCTTGACAGCCAATACTGCTTTTGTTCTCGCAGCAGTAACTTTTTCAAGCACATCTCGTTCAAACTCCATATAACCTTTAACAACAGTTATAAGATTCGGAATAAGGTCATGCCTGCGCTTCAACTGCACATCAACCTGTTTCCAGGCATTTTTTACTTCGTTTTTAAGTGCAATAAGCGTGTTATAAATATAAATTGTCCAGATTAAAAGTAAACCAATAATGATACTTAGAATCCAGATTACCATAACTGCTCCTTTTGTTTTCTTGAAGTTTATTATATCCTAAACTTAATGATAATGACTGTTTGTTATATAATTCATTTACAATTCAAAAGGAGATTTAAATGGAAGATTTAAAGCATTCAGAAACATGGAGAGTTTTTAAAATTCAATCAGAACTCGTGGAAGGGTTTGAGACTCTTAGTGACATTAAATCAGCCGTTGCAATTTTCGGTAGTTCACGGATGAAATCCGGCTCTTTTTATTACAAAAAAGCTGTTGAACTCGGGAAGAAACTTTCAGACACAGGGTTTGCTGTAATAACTGGAGGAGGGCCGGGGATTATGGAAGGAGCAAATAAAGGAGCAAAACAGGGGAAAAGTAAATCTATCGGACTAAATGTAGAAATCCCGTTAGAGCAACATCCAAATAAATACCAGGATTTGACTTTGACATTCCGCTATTTCTTTATAAGAAAACTCATGTTTGTCAAATATTCTCAGGCTTTTATTATTTTCCCGGGTGGTTTTGGAACCATGGATGAACTGTTCGAAGCACTCACACTTAAACAAACAAAAAGGATTGGTGAATTTCCTATCATCCTTTTTGGTAAAAAATACTGGAAAGGCCTTATCGATTGGATAAAGTCTACCCTTATCAAGAATGATGCTATTTTAGCTCAGGACCTCAATTTAATTTCGATTGTAGACGATGTTGACGAAGTATGTGAAATCCTGGAGAAATACAGGATTACACCTTTGAAATGATTAAAATCTTGGATGTTCTTTCCGGTAATTTTGTGGTAGTTCCTTGAGCCCCTCTGTACTCCATATACCAATTTCTTTTTCCCTTGCTTCTTTCTGTGCAACTCTGAACTCCTCGACGTATTTTACATTTGGTGGAAATGTATAAAGCACTGCATAACCACTCTTCAACATCAAAAGATTCACATTTTTGTTATCCTTCGTCCAGATGTAAGCAAGAAGACGATTATACTGATCTCTCTTTTCTATGTCGTATTCCAGTCTTATCTCCCAATCTGATGAATCCAACAGGTTCTCCAGATATCTCTTTGCATTTTCTCCCCATGGTTCTTGCCCCATCTCAGGGGCATCAATGCCTATAAGTCTAATCTTTTCCTGTTTCCTGTCAACTTTAACACTCACAGTATCACCATCATAAACTTTTATAACTGAAACGTAAGGTTCTTCCGATTTGCTTTTAAGAGGATACTTTTCATTTATAAGATAGAGCACAGCAACCAGAAT includes:
- a CDS encoding M48 family metalloprotease, translating into MPLTYIDIEKQKTWRIGIFFLILLIMYFLATTALIQGIFLLFPVYFMKTGSIFLFVNPFYLLGIFGFSLIIAAIHFWFSAADAVQTVMNNLEAIPPDPEDGIHRRLKNIVDEIHVVTGYEKKIHCMVIPTLSMNAIAVADLKGNAAIAITEGLLSRLTRSQTEAVVAHEAYHILSGDCMETTVATSLFGMYAAMLDKLQDLGEEDKRGLHPAFLFFWILVKFSQILSMLISREREYRADAASVRMTRNPLAMAEALHLIGRNWRGAGLIGSGLEMLCIINPQKNELDEYEGFWSNLMSTHPPIKKRIEILLNMVHVSMADMDRRLNSESKTPVFSTGMYKQYYALDQKNQWQGPYTAEELFTLSWLLPMTWIKSDKETGVERASENPLFGLMFKNQINKSKREPSAFQCPLCRQPLIEIPYERTKVYQCIFCRGTLVEDTRIPRIIVRKEKECAERIKLLARAIIADNQKKFTIKKLKGKDVIARALTLCPKCKNPMLRTFYSLAYLIEIDHCKICNITWFEADELEMLQCVIENKITAQFDLLKEDVLI
- a CDS encoding LemA family protein, which encodes MVIWILSIIIGLLLIWTIYIYNTLIALKNEVKNAWKQVDVQLKRRHDLIPNLITVVKGYMEFERDVLEKVTAARTKAVLAVKIHEKAIAENILTQALSHLFAVIENYPVLKSNENVMELQEELTSTENKIAFSRQLYNDLVANFATKIEIFPNNIIASLFHFSKAEYFNAGEADKILPSFIPR
- a CDS encoding TIGR00730 family Rossman fold protein codes for the protein MEDLKHSETWRVFKIQSELVEGFETLSDIKSAVAIFGSSRMKSGSFYYKKAVELGKKLSDTGFAVITGGGPGIMEGANKGAKQGKSKSIGLNVEIPLEQHPNKYQDLTLTFRYFFIRKLMFVKYSQAFIIFPGGFGTMDELFEALTLKQTKRIGEFPIILFGKKYWKGLIDWIKSTLIKNDAILAQDLNLISIVDDVDEVCEILEKYRITPLK
- a CDS encoding thermonuclease family protein, translating into MKVKKKRKGLNLVALIFFILVAVLYLINEKYPLKSKSEEPYVSVIKVYDGDTVSVKVDRKQEKIRLIGIDAPEMGQEPWGENAKRYLENLLDSSDWEIRLEYDIEKRDQYNRLLAYIWTKDNKNVNLLMLKSGYAVLYTFPPNVKYVEEFRVAQKEAREKEIGIWSTEGLKELPQNYRKEHPRF